In a genomic window of Desulfonispora thiosulfatigenes DSM 11270:
- a CDS encoding SPOR domain-containing protein translates to MVIKRKILIIIVVCFIIATSIVTVKFLGNFYLERLSQTDNQYVAPTTQKIMVLRLEPYSFHTIQLGIFPEKNQANEIKKKLIGIGLYPYITKSAPYKVWLGCFSEIEKGEDLVKYLTTKGFEAFIGKGLVNDRALKFPSENIFMKEKYSPFIGKYNLIISHSLKMFKSTKYEDYDAETWQDMISKIQLEIDEVAKETDEILAIDESADFRDNLKIIRQTTNNYSQALNQLKEDSQDKKVLYCQGYLLELIASYHSLITESNSKLGIN, encoded by the coding sequence GTGGTAATTAAAAGAAAAATCTTAATAATAATTGTTGTCTGTTTTATTATTGCTACTTCAATAGTTACTGTTAAATTTTTAGGGAATTTCTACCTTGAACGGCTTTCGCAGACGGACAACCAATATGTTGCTCCAACTACTCAAAAAATAATGGTTTTAAGGTTAGAGCCTTATTCTTTTCATACTATTCAATTAGGGATATTTCCTGAAAAGAATCAAGCAAATGAAATAAAAAAGAAATTAATAGGCATAGGTTTATACCCATATATAACTAAAAGTGCACCTTACAAGGTCTGGCTTGGATGCTTTAGTGAAATTGAAAAAGGCGAAGACTTAGTGAAATACTTAACAACTAAAGGCTTTGAAGCTTTTATTGGAAAAGGACTTGTTAATGATAGGGCACTAAAATTTCCAAGTGAAAATATTTTCATGAAAGAAAAATATTCACCATTTATAGGTAAATACAATTTAATTATAAGTCATTCTTTAAAAATGTTTAAATCAACTAAATATGAAGATTACGATGCAGAAACTTGGCAAGATATGATATCTAAAATACAATTAGAAATTGACGAAGTGGCAAAAGAAACCGATGAAATATTAGCAATAGATGAAAGTGCAGATTTTAGAGATAATCTTAAAATTATTAGACAAACAACAAATAATTACTCACAGGCTCTTAATCAGCTTAAAGAGGATAGCCAGGATAAAAAGGTATTATATTGTCAAGGCTATCTACTTGAATTAATAGCTTCATATCATAGTTTAATAACTGAAAGCAACTCGAAACTAGGAATTAATTAG
- the minE gene encoding cell division topological specificity factor MinE: MHSFLKSLLGKDSSAGSKNVAKERLKLVLVHDRATISPSLLKDLKEDLIRVISNYMEIDQKALEVDLNNEENEVALIANIPIIRMKRNYMDLQA, from the coding sequence ATGCATAGTTTTTTGAAAAGTCTTTTGGGAAAAGATTCTTCTGCTGGATCAAAAAATGTGGCAAAAGAAAGATTAAAACTTGTCTTAGTCCATGACCGTGCGACAATATCACCTAGCTTATTAAAAGATTTAAAAGAAGATTTAATAAGGGTTATATCTAATTACATGGAAATTGATCAAAAGGCTTTAGAGGTAGACTTGAATAATGAAGAAAATGAAGTCGCTTTAATAGCAAATATACCAATTATTAGAATGAAAAGAAATTACATGGATTTACAAGCATAA
- a CDS encoding penicillin-binding transpeptidase domain-containing protein codes for MDTKRKRFTDRKVNTYIVLISILFSVMILRLGWLQLVQAELYKTRALENRVRLIPIQAPRGNLMTSDGVVLATDYPTYQVSLTYTPKSKETDVVKNLVEILDDPELTEKSINELIKERSSRLYEPIIIKRNISIETVTKLESYRSELPGMSIDLAPQRTYLYNGLAGHALGFIGEISKDELGKEGYENYKLGDLLGKAGVEKEYDKYIRGKDGFRQVEVNAKNRPINEMTTVSPEAGNNIVLTLDYDLQKTMDDSFDSVLASLQKNSRSRKANAGAAVLLDIKTGKVLAMTTRPNDKIRIQNKAIQGRYIPGSTLKMITGMAALEQGINTNEKIKCSGRYWKKPYIKCTGVHGYLNYYDAIAKSCNVYFQEMGRRVTVENFSLMGKEMGLDRPTGIDLPFENLGDNPFQGLPTSEKRTQYFEWAKKVTNESHKKKIQEKEEEFNRMIAATKNEKDKEKIRKDKKNTLARLNAQWKIDLKWNSNWHEVDTFNIAIGQGRQNYTPIQLANYVATIANNGKRYKPYIVQRIVDAKGKVVKDFAPEVSAIANVSPKTLAETKKAMLRTTDPGGTASFLFNRFPPEYKVGAKTGTAQPGQGYGKGEYNGVFVAFAPANDPQIAFAGVVEYGYSGGGSAGLIAKAVFEEYFNLNKKESIEETKIPGNLRVD; via the coding sequence TTGGATACCAAGCGAAAAAGATTTACGGATAGAAAAGTAAACACATACATTGTGCTAATCTCTATTTTGTTTTCCGTAATGATATTACGATTAGGATGGCTGCAATTAGTTCAAGCAGAATTATATAAAACAAGGGCGCTTGAAAATAGGGTGAGACTGATTCCTATACAAGCACCAAGAGGTAATTTAATGACAAGTGATGGAGTAGTATTAGCAACGGATTATCCTACTTATCAAGTCTCTTTAACTTATACCCCAAAATCAAAAGAAACAGATGTAGTTAAAAACTTAGTTGAAATTTTAGATGATCCGGAATTAACAGAAAAAAGTATTAATGAACTCATCAAAGAAAGATCTTCAAGATTATATGAACCTATTATTATAAAAAGAAATATTTCAATAGAAACTGTAACGAAATTAGAAAGTTACCGCAGTGAGTTGCCTGGTATGAGTATAGACCTTGCCCCACAAAGAACTTATTTATATAACGGATTAGCAGGGCATGCTTTAGGTTTTATAGGGGAAATCAGTAAAGATGAGCTTGGAAAAGAAGGTTACGAAAATTATAAATTAGGTGATCTTTTAGGAAAAGCTGGTGTTGAAAAAGAATATGATAAGTATATCAGAGGAAAAGATGGATTTCGTCAAGTAGAGGTTAATGCTAAAAACAGACCAATTAATGAAATGACTACTGTTTCTCCAGAAGCAGGAAATAATATTGTATTAACTTTAGATTATGATTTGCAAAAAACTATGGATGATTCTTTTGATTCTGTTCTTGCAAGTTTACAAAAAAATTCGCGTTCAAGAAAAGCGAATGCAGGTGCAGCTGTTCTTTTAGATATAAAGACAGGAAAGGTACTAGCTATGACGACTAGACCTAATGATAAAATTAGAATCCAAAACAAGGCTATCCAAGGTAGATATATCCCAGGATCAACACTTAAAATGATTACGGGAATGGCTGCTTTGGAACAAGGAATAAATACTAATGAAAAAATCAAATGTTCAGGAAGATATTGGAAAAAACCATATATAAAATGTACAGGAGTACATGGTTATTTAAATTATTATGATGCAATTGCAAAATCCTGTAATGTTTATTTCCAGGAAATGGGGAGAAGGGTAACGGTAGAAAACTTTTCACTTATGGGAAAAGAAATGGGATTAGATAGGCCTACGGGGATAGATCTTCCTTTTGAAAATTTAGGAGATAACCCATTTCAAGGCTTACCAACAAGTGAAAAGAGGACTCAATATTTTGAGTGGGCTAAAAAAGTAACAAATGAATCTCATAAGAAAAAAATTCAAGAAAAAGAAGAAGAATTTAATAGAATGATTGCTGCTACTAAAAATGAAAAGGATAAGGAAAAGATTCGTAAAGATAAAAAAAATACTTTAGCAAGGTTAAATGCACAGTGGAAAATTGATTTAAAATGGAATTCTAATTGGCATGAAGTAGATACATTTAATATTGCTATAGGTCAAGGCAGGCAAAACTATACACCAATACAACTTGCAAATTATGTAGCAACTATTGCAAATAATGGAAAAAGATACAAACCTTATATTGTTCAAAGAATAGTTGATGCAAAAGGTAAGGTTGTAAAAGATTTTGCACCTGAGGTTTCAGCTATTGCTAATGTATCACCAAAAACCCTTGCTGAAACTAAAAAGGCTATGTTAAGAACTACTGATCCAGGTGGAACGGCCTCTTTTCTATTTAATAGATTCCCTCCTGAGTACAAGGTAGGAGCAAAAACGGGGACAGCACAACCTGGACAAGGTTACGGTAAAGGTGAATATAACGGTGTATTTGTAGCTTTTGCCCCAGCAAATGATCCTCAAATAGCATTTGCAGGCGTTGTAGAGTACGGGTATAGCGGTGGAGGATCAGCTGGATTAATAGCAAAAGCTGTTTTTGAAGAGTATTTTAATTTAAATAAAAAAGAAAGTATAGAGGAAACAAAGATTCCAGGTAATTTACGTGTCGATTAA
- the minC gene encoding septum site-determining protein MinC translates to MEAIEFKGKKEGVFVLLDCSLEFDYLCNKITEKIKNADSFLGKGMEIIISLHNTDLNMENRNKLKSLFESLDLIVKKIIPPIEENIINISEKIGVFQDIIEDEDSILTNGPTLVLKKSLRSGQNISHNGTIIIFGDVNPGAEVVAEGHIIVIGALRGIAHAGVKGNDKAIVFAFRLQPTQLRIAEIITRAPDGDQMIPNDPEVARIKDKRVIIEKYA, encoded by the coding sequence ATGGAAGCAATCGAGTTTAAGGGTAAGAAGGAAGGAGTATTTGTTTTATTAGATTGTTCATTAGAATTTGATTATCTTTGCAATAAAATTACAGAAAAGATAAAAAATGCAGATTCGTTTTTGGGAAAAGGTATGGAAATAATAATTTCATTACACAATACTGATCTAAATATGGAAAACAGAAATAAATTAAAAAGTTTATTTGAATCTTTAGATTTAATAGTAAAAAAAATTATACCACCGATTGAAGAAAATATAATAAATATATCTGAAAAAATAGGTGTATTTCAGGATATAATAGAGGATGAAGATAGTATCTTAACAAATGGGCCGACATTAGTTCTAAAAAAGAGTTTGCGTTCAGGTCAAAATATAAGTCACAATGGTACAATAATTATTTTTGGTGATGTTAACCCCGGAGCAGAAGTAGTCGCTGAAGGACATATTATTGTTATAGGTGCACTTAGAGGTATAGCTCACGCAGGTGTAAAGGGAAACGATAAGGCGATTGTTTTTGCTTTTAGACTACAGCCAACTCAGCTTAGAATTGCCGAAATAATAACCAGAGCCCCAGATGGAGATCAAATGATTCCAAATGATCCTGAAGTCGCTAGAATAAAAGACAAAAGAGTAATCATTGAAAAATACGCTTAA
- a CDS encoding Maf family protein, with the protein MLEIILASASPRRSKLLTQIGVTHKVHVSNVEENYTEGIDPKVWVKDIALLKALEVAKFYKKGIVIGADTIVVKDGFILGKPEDERMAMKMLEFLSGDTHEVMTGIALVNAKDPNQSYTHVETTKVLFRKLNSLEISNYVNTKEPMDKAGSYAIQGVGTLFVEGIEGCYNNVVGLPLNRLAQMLKRFNVEVLNVHNN; encoded by the coding sequence ATCTTGGAGATCATTTTAGCTTCGGCATCCCCTAGGAGATCTAAACTGTTAACACAAATTGGGGTTACTCATAAGGTTCATGTAAGTAATGTAGAAGAAAACTATACAGAAGGAATAGATCCTAAAGTATGGGTTAAGGATATTGCTTTGTTAAAAGCCTTAGAAGTTGCAAAGTTCTATAAAAAAGGAATAGTTATTGGTGCTGACACTATAGTGGTAAAGGATGGATTCATTCTAGGTAAGCCAGAAGATGAAAGAATGGCCATGAAAATGCTTGAGTTTCTATCAGGAGATACTCATGAGGTCATGACGGGGATTGCTCTAGTAAATGCCAAAGATCCTAATCAATCATATACCCACGTAGAGACAACAAAGGTGCTATTTAGAAAATTAAATTCCTTAGAAATAAGTAATTATGTTAATACAAAGGAGCCAATGGATAAAGCTGGATCCTATGCAATACAGGGTGTGGGAACTTTGTTCGTAGAAGGTATAGAAGGATGCTATAATAATGTAGTTGGATTACCACTAAATCGTTTAGCACAAATGCTAAAGAGGTTTAATGTGGAGGTTTTAAATGTCCATAACAATTGA
- a CDS encoding rod shape-determining protein, translating to MKLFFSKDIGIDLGTANSIVFYKGKGICLNEPSVVAIQKDIGKVLAVGEEAKQMIGRTPGNVIAVRPMKDGVIADFEVTYSMLKYFLEKVLNSKNIFLRPRVVICVPSGVTSVEERAVKDAALQAGAKEAYLIEEPMAAAIGAGLPVHEPKGSMIIDIGGGTSDVAIISLGGIVVSRSIRIAGDEMDEAIVQYIKKNYNLMIGDRTAEDIKMHIGATYNIEIDEEYDIRGRDLVSGLPKNISIPASEIQVALKETVDSILDTIRNCLESAPPELAADIMDHGIVLAGGGALLKGLDQLIRDETGMPVHIAENPLSCVALGTGKVLENIEILKNIRRIG from the coding sequence ATAAAATTGTTTTTTTCAAAGGATATTGGTATTGACCTAGGAACGGCTAATAGTATCGTGTTTTATAAAGGTAAAGGAATTTGTTTAAATGAGCCATCGGTAGTAGCAATCCAAAAGGATATCGGCAAAGTACTTGCTGTTGGCGAAGAGGCAAAACAAATGATTGGTAGAACTCCAGGAAATGTAATTGCCGTTAGACCCATGAAGGATGGAGTAATTGCTGATTTTGAAGTGACTTATAGTATGCTAAAGTATTTTTTAGAAAAGGTACTAAATTCTAAAAATATATTTTTAAGACCAAGAGTAGTTATTTGTGTGCCTTCAGGAGTTACATCGGTTGAAGAAAGAGCAGTTAAGGATGCAGCATTACAAGCAGGGGCTAAAGAAGCTTATTTAATAGAAGAACCTATGGCAGCCGCAATTGGTGCTGGATTACCTGTTCATGAGCCTAAAGGAAGTATGATAATAGATATAGGTGGGGGAACTAGCGATGTTGCTATTATTTCTTTAGGAGGGATAGTAGTTAGTCGGTCTATTAGAATAGCTGGAGATGAAATGGATGAAGCAATTGTTCAATATATAAAGAAAAATTACAACTTAATGATAGGTGATCGCACAGCGGAAGACATAAAGATGCACATAGGTGCAACATATAATATAGAAATTGATGAAGAATACGATATAAGAGGAAGAGATTTGGTAAGTGGATTACCTAAGAATATATCTATTCCTGCAAGTGAAATACAAGTAGCTCTTAAAGAAACAGTTGATAGCATTCTTGATACTATTAGGAATTGTTTAGAATCAGCACCCCCTGAATTAGCAGCTGATATAATGGATCATGGTATAGTTTTAGCTGGTGGGGGAGCACTTCTTAAGGGATTAGATCAATTAATTAGAGACGAAACTGGAATGCCTGTTCATATAGCTGAAAACCCATTATCTTGTGTAGCCTTAGGAACAGGAAAGGTACTAGAAAATATTGAAATTCTTAAGAATATTAGAAGAATTGGTTAA
- the radC gene encoding RadC family protein codes for MSITIDKLTLKEYPEELQPRERLDKYGVRALSDRELIAILLTTGSTKKTALEIAEQVLTRHNGLRGILDISLEELSSFDGIGIAKASRIISAVEIGKRISLKGQEFKPTIKSPEDVANLLMEKMRYLDREHFKVILLNTKGQVIKCETISIGTLNSSLVHPRELFKIAIRRSAASIILVHNHPSGDTSPSREDIQVTKKIMEAGKLLDIKVLDHIIIGDKSFLSLKEKALI; via the coding sequence ATGTCCATAACAATTGATAAATTAACATTAAAAGAATATCCTGAAGAGCTGCAACCACGAGAAAGGCTAGATAAATATGGAGTTAGGGCTTTAAGTGATCGTGAACTAATAGCAATTCTTTTAACGACTGGTTCAACTAAAAAAACTGCCTTAGAAATAGCTGAACAAGTATTAACTAGGCATAATGGACTCAGAGGAATACTGGACATATCTTTAGAAGAATTATCTTCTTTTGATGGTATAGGAATAGCAAAGGCTTCAAGAATCATTAGCGCAGTTGAAATAGGAAAAAGAATAAGTTTAAAGGGTCAAGAATTTAAACCAACTATTAAAAGCCCTGAAGATGTAGCTAACTTATTAATGGAGAAAATGCGTTATTTAGATCGGGAACACTTTAAAGTGATTTTGTTAAATACAAAGGGTCAAGTAATAAAGTGTGAAACTATTTCTATAGGAACCTTAAACAGTTCTTTGGTGCATCCTAGGGAACTTTTTAAAATTGCGATTAGGCGTAGTGCGGCATCAATAATTTTAGTACATAATCACCCTAGTGGTGATACAAGTCCTAGTAGAGAAGACATACAGGTTACTAAAAAGATTATGGAAGCCGGAAAATTATTGGATATAAAGGTTTTAGATCATATTATAATTGGTGATAAAAGCTTTTTAAGTTTAAAGGAAAAGGCGTTAATATAG
- the minD gene encoding septum site-determining protein MinD: MGEVIVITSGKGGVGKTTTTANIGTALAAIGKKVVLLDTDIGLRNLDVIMGLENRIVYDIVDVAHKNCKLKQALIKDKRFAGLYLIPAAQTKDKNAICAEDMDKLCEELKQDFEYVIIDCPAGIEQGFKNAISGADKAFVVTTPEVSAVRDADRIIGLLEANSLKDPKLIINRIRPEMVKRGDMMNIDDMIDILAIDMIGVVPEDEYIVVSSNKGEPAVLDMNSKAGQAYRNIAKRILGENVPLVNLEQEESVLTKFKRLLGFKG, encoded by the coding sequence ATGGGTGAGGTTATTGTAATTACATCAGGTAAGGGTGGTGTAGGGAAAACTACAACCACGGCTAATATTGGAACGGCTCTAGCGGCTATAGGAAAAAAGGTAGTGTTACTTGATACGGATATAGGACTTAGAAATTTAGATGTTATAATGGGATTAGAAAATAGAATTGTTTATGACATAGTAGATGTAGCTCATAAAAATTGCAAACTTAAGCAAGCTTTAATTAAAGATAAACGTTTTGCTGGTTTATATTTGATACCAGCGGCTCAAACTAAAGATAAAAATGCTATTTGTGCTGAAGATATGGACAAACTATGCGAGGAATTGAAGCAAGATTTTGAATATGTAATAATTGACTGTCCGGCAGGAATAGAGCAAGGATTTAAAAATGCTATATCAGGAGCAGATAAAGCATTTGTTGTAACCACTCCAGAAGTATCTGCAGTTCGAGATGCTGACCGTATCATTGGTCTATTAGAAGCAAATAGTTTAAAAGATCCTAAACTAATTATCAATAGAATTCGTCCAGAAATGGTTAAACGTGGAGACATGATGAATATTGATGATATGATCGATATATTGGCCATTGACATGATTGGAGTTGTGCCGGAGGATGAATATATAGTAGTGTCGAGTAACAAAGGTGAACCAGCTGTTTTGGATATGAATTCTAAGGCAGGACAAGCATATCGAAATATTGCCAAGCGTATTTTAGGAGAGAATGTACCTTTAGTCAATTTAGAACAAGAGGAGTCTGTCTTAACTAAGTTTAAAAGGTTATTAGGATTTAAAGGGTAA
- the rodA gene encoding rod shape-determining protein RodA codes for MIEYYKRILKKLDYTLVGTVALIIVMSLFVLNSATTHLASSFLLKQVMWIVIGILSVLVMLRFNYTFLEKYTKQLYVLNILILISVMIFGKEIKGAKSWIVLPGGLGNIQPSELSKLLLIITFASFLAKNQGKFKRLTNFIPAFLFGAIPLALILKQPDLGTTLVCIFIMVGMMFVVGANPVILGVTFGGGTVFALFYIWGYLKYDWWLPLKKYQLNRILVLFDSSIDPRGAGWNVWQSKIAIGSGGLFGKGLGEGTQSLGEFLPEQWTDFIFAVFAEEFGFLGAGLLLVLFFIVIYRGLKIANQSNDLFGSLIVVGVCSMYVFHILENVGMCIGIMPVTGIPLPFVSYGGSAMLTNMLGLGLILNVYVNNRKMLF; via the coding sequence ATGATTGAATATTATAAGAGAATATTAAAAAAACTTGATTATACCCTTGTTGGAACAGTAGCGCTCATCATTGTGATGAGCCTATTTGTTTTAAATAGTGCCACGACACATTTAGCTAGTTCTTTTTTATTAAAGCAAGTAATGTGGATTGTAATTGGAATATTAAGTGTTTTGGTAATGTTAAGGTTTAACTATACATTTTTGGAGAAGTATACAAAACAATTGTATGTTTTAAATATCCTTATTTTAATATCTGTTATGATTTTTGGTAAGGAAATTAAAGGAGCAAAGTCATGGATAGTATTACCGGGTGGACTTGGAAATATTCAACCCTCAGAACTATCAAAACTCTTATTAATAATTACATTTGCTAGTTTTCTTGCAAAAAATCAGGGAAAATTCAAAAGACTTACAAATTTTATACCAGCTTTTTTATTTGGTGCGATTCCTTTAGCTTTAATTTTAAAACAACCAGATTTGGGTACCACTTTAGTTTGTATTTTTATTATGGTTGGAATGATGTTTGTAGTAGGAGCTAACCCTGTAATTTTAGGAGTAACTTTTGGTGGTGGAACAGTATTTGCTCTATTTTACATATGGGGTTATCTTAAATATGACTGGTGGTTGCCATTAAAAAAATATCAGTTAAATCGGATTTTGGTACTTTTTGATTCTAGTATAGATCCAAGGGGAGCAGGATGGAATGTATGGCAATCCAAGATAGCTATAGGAAGTGGTGGTCTTTTTGGCAAGGGACTAGGTGAAGGTACTCAAAGTTTAGGAGAGTTTTTACCTGAACAATGGACTGATTTTATCTTTGCTGTGTTTGCTGAAGAATTCGGCTTTTTAGGAGCCGGTCTTTTACTTGTATTATTTTTCATTGTAATATATAGAGGTTTAAAAATAGCTAATCAATCTAATGATTTATTTGGTAGTTTAATAGTTGTTGGAGTATGTTCGATGTACGTATTCCATATTTTAGAGAACGTAGGAATGTGTATAGGGATAATGCCAGTTACAGGCATACCATTACCTTTTGTTAGTTATGGAGGTAGTGCCATGCTCACAAATATGCTTGGTTTAGGATTAATCTTGAACGTTTATGTAAATAATAGAAAAATGTTATTTTAA
- a CDS encoding redox-sensing transcriptional repressor Rex encodes MKSLKIPEATVMRLSVYSRFLTRVQEKGVVNISSGEIAEGIGGSPAQVRKDLAYFGEFGTRGVGYNANELNHHIMKILGLGEKWPVAIIGAGNLGSALTQYKGFIDRGFKVVAIFDNDLNKIGLTLNGIPVYSIADMEKIIRELDVKIAIIAVPAEHAQGVADHLANCNVMAILNFAQHVISVPEHIELRNVDLAVNLEILTFNLSLQKEKDKEK; translated from the coding sequence TTGAAGTCACTAAAAATTCCAGAAGCTACAGTTATGCGATTGTCTGTATATTCTAGATTTTTGACTAGAGTCCAAGAAAAAGGAGTAGTCAATATTTCTTCGGGTGAGATTGCGGAAGGTATAGGAGGTAGTCCGGCTCAAGTAAGAAAGGATTTGGCATATTTTGGGGAATTTGGCACACGTGGTGTTGGTTATAATGCAAATGAGCTTAACCATCATATTATGAAAATTCTGGGCTTGGGAGAAAAATGGCCTGTTGCGATTATAGGAGCTGGTAATTTAGGATCTGCTCTTACACAATACAAAGGTTTTATCGATAGAGGTTTTAAGGTTGTAGCAATCTTTGATAATGATTTAAATAAAATAGGATTAACGCTAAATGGCATTCCAGTATACTCGATAGCAGATATGGAAAAAATTATTAGAGAATTAGATGTAAAAATAGCCATAATAGCTGTACCGGCAGAACATGCTCAGGGCGTCGCTGACCACTTAGCAAATTGTAATGTAATGGCAATTCTTAATTTTGCTCAGCATGTTATATCTGTTCCAGAACACATTGAACTTAGGAATGTTGATTTAGCAGTTAATTTGGAAATTTTAACCTTCAATCTATCTTTACAAAAAGAAAAGGATAAGGAAAAATAG
- the mreC gene encoding rod shape-determining protein MreC — translation MSRKRKKSYIFIIVCIVLFVVFLNIARLTGAERDSLSSVEKGIKYVAAPIQNGATSIIQSIKDFFGVFEEVDSLRKENASLKGQISRKNNQINTLKDYQIENVRLRNFLEYKENHSQDFNVATAKVIARNPGNWYKTITINLGAEDGILKNMPIITPDGLVGRVISVAPKTSDVLLILDQEGAVGAKIWETRDIPGVVEGSGDGSSLLSMIYLPHDADIKIGHTIVTSGLGEIFPQGLRIGTIIEVQNDESGLMKKAKIKPFANFSRLEEVLVILKVKSTYVEKLPDIVESEDLTAQPNQAEEELVQ, via the coding sequence ATGTCTCGGAAAAGAAAAAAAAGTTACATTTTTATAATAGTATGTATAGTTCTTTTTGTAGTCTTTTTAAATATTGCTAGATTAACTGGTGCAGAAAGAGATTCTCTTAGCAGCGTTGAGAAGGGAATTAAATATGTTGCTGCACCGATACAAAATGGTGCTACCTCTATTATCCAAAGTATAAAGGACTTTTTTGGAGTTTTTGAAGAGGTTGACTCTTTAAGGAAAGAAAATGCATCTTTAAAAGGACAAATTAGTAGAAAAAACAATCAAATTAATACCTTAAAAGATTATCAAATAGAAAATGTTCGTTTGCGTAATTTTCTAGAATATAAAGAAAATCATAGCCAAGACTTTAATGTAGCAACAGCAAAGGTAATAGCAAGAAATCCAGGAAACTGGTATAAAACTATAACTATTAACTTAGGAGCTGAGGATGGGATATTAAAAAATATGCCTATCATTACTCCTGATGGATTAGTAGGTAGGGTTATTAGTGTTGCTCCTAAAACTAGCGATGTTCTCTTAATATTAGATCAAGAAGGAGCAGTAGGGGCGAAAATATGGGAAACTAGAGATATACCTGGTGTTGTTGAGGGAAGTGGTGATGGTAGTTCCCTGCTTTCAATGATATATTTGCCACATGATGCAGACATTAAAATTGGCCATACAATAGTAACTTCGGGTTTAGGAGAAATATTTCCACAAGGGCTTAGAATAGGTACTATTATTGAGGTGCAAAATGATGAAAGTGGTCTTATGAAAAAAGCCAAAATTAAACCATTTGCAAACTTTAGTCGCTTAGAAGAAGTTTTAGTAATTTTAAAAGTTAAAAGTACTTATGTTGAAAAATTACCCGATATTGTAGAATCTGAAGATTTAACTGCACAACCTAATCAAGCTGAGGAGGAGTTGGTTCAGTGA
- the mreD gene encoding rod shape-determining protein MreD gives MKVAILFLVAFISLILESTVFNEFTLLKIKPDLLLIYVSLFALQKGSKKGASFGFGIGLLEDLFMAKFIGMNALVKAIVGFGIGFLEKRIYKENFLVPIIMVMVGTIIAGFGFYILSLILGIPISINHFKVIVLPMLLYNILLTPIIKFVFFKTNIRRY, from the coding sequence GTGAAGGTAGCTATTTTGTTCCTCGTAGCTTTCATTAGCCTAATTCTAGAATCAACTGTTTTTAATGAGTTTACTTTACTGAAAATTAAGCCAGATTTACTATTAATATATGTGTCCTTATTTGCTTTACAAAAAGGTAGTAAAAAAGGAGCTAGCTTTGGTTTTGGAATAGGTCTATTAGAAGATTTATTTATGGCTAAATTTATCGGAATGAACGCTTTAGTCAAAGCAATAGTTGGTTTTGGAATTGGATTCTTGGAAAAACGTATTTACAAAGAAAATTTTTTAGTGCCTATAATCATGGTTATGGTAGGAACTATAATAGCAGGGTTTGGATTTTATATTTTATCCTTGATTTTAGGTATTCCTATAAGTATTAATCATTTTAAGGTAATTGTGCTACCGATGTTACTTTACAACATTTTATTAACTCCAATAATTAAATTTGTATTTTTCAAGACAAATATACGAAGATATTAA